CGGCGCGCTCAGCATCAACTCGTCCAGCGTGCACTCGCCGTCGAGCAGGTGGCCGATGTGGCGCGACGGCGTCAGGCCGAGCATCACGTCGACGTTGGCCAGGCCCATGTCGGCATCCAGCAGCACCACGTCGCGCCCGGCCACCGCCAGCGCCACGCCCAGGTTCACCGCCACCGTGCTCTTGCCCACGCCGCCCTTGCCGCCGGCCACCGCGATCGTGCGGCAGTGCCGGCGCGCGACAGGCGCCGCGGCCAGCAGGCTGCTGGCCTGGTGCGCGGACGGCGGCTCCGCGGCGGACCGGCTGGTCATCGCCGCCAACATCTGCTGCAGCCCGGAAGCCTGATCCATCGCCAATACTCCGCTCATGCGCCGGCCACCGCGAAGCCGAAGCGTTCGGCCATCAGGCCGTCGTCGGGCGCCGGCAGCCTCATCGACTGCGCGGCGCGGCACACCAGCACGCGCGCATCCGCCGCGGCGATGTCCTCGGGCACGCGCTGGCCGTCGGTGGTGTACTCCAGCGGCAGCCGGTGACGGATCAGCACCGACAGCGCGCCGCCCAGCACCGGCGCCTCGTCCAGCTTGGTCAGGATGCAGGCCTGCGGTTTCAGCGGCAGGTAGGCGCGCACCGCCTCGTCCAGCGCCTGCGACTGCGCGTTCGCCGCCAGCACCAGACAGGTGCGCAGGCCGCCGGCGTCGGCGAGGATTTCCAGTTGCTGGTTGAGCCGCGGGTCGCTGCCGGCGACGCCGGCGGTATCGATCAGCACGGTATGGCTGCCGCGCAGCATCTCCAGCACCTTGCGCAGGCTCGCCGCGTCGTAGGCCGGGTAGACCCGCGCGCCGAGCAGCCGGCCGTAGTGCTCCAGCTGCGCGGCGGCGCCGATGCGGTAGTGGTCGGTGCTGACCAGCGCCACCTGGTCGGCGCCATGACGCATCACCGCGCGGGCGGCCAGCTTGGCGATGGTGGTGGTCTTGCCCACGCCGGTCGGCCCGACCAGCGCGACGACGCCATTGTCATCGCCGGACAGGTCGCGGCCGCTCACCGCCAGGCTGCGGCTGAGCATGCCCAGCGGCAGGTAGCGCGCCTGCGCGGCGTTGATCTGCTCGGGCAGTCCGGCCACCAGCGTGCGCGCCACGTCGGGCTCGATGCCCAGCCGGGTCATCTCGCGCAGGATCCGCGCGCGCAGCGGCTGGCGCCGCTCCATGTCGTTCCAGGCCAGGCTGGACAGCTGCATCTCCAGCATCTCGCGCAGGCTGCCGAGTTCGCTGCGCAGCTGCGCGGTGTCCTGTGCCGCCTGTTCCATCAGCGGTCGCATCGCCGGCATCTCGTTGGCCGGCGCCGCCGGCAGCGGCACGGCGGCCTTGCGCTGACGCGGCGCGACCACCTCGACGGCGGCGGCACGCGGATCGGCTGTCGCCGCCTCCGTCTCGGCTGGTGCCGCGGCGAGCGGCGCGCCATGCCGTACGGCCTCGCGCACCAGCGATTCGTCGTAGTCGATCGCGGCGACCAGCTCGATGCCTTCGTCCAGTCGGCGGGTGGACAGGATCACCGCCTCCGGTCCCTGCTCCTCGCGCACTTCGCGCATCGCCTGGCGCATGTCCGGCGCCACGAAACGTTTGATTTTCATTGCTCGCTCCGCGAGCGGGATTCGGGATTCGGGATTCGGGATTCGCAAAAGCCGTTCGCGCCAGTTCGTAGCGCACCCGCTCTTTCCGAATCCCGAATCCCAAATCCCAAATCCCGGCTCCTAGTCATCGCCCCAAGGCCTGTACCAGTCGCACCCGGCGGTTGTCGGGCACTTCGTTGTAGGCGAGTACGTGCAGGTTTTGTGCCACGTGGCGGGTGAAGCGTGCGAGCCATGGCCGCAGCAGCGGTGCGACCAGCAGCACCGCCGGTTCGCCGCTCAACTCCTGGCGCCGCGCGGCATCGGCCACGCTCTGCTGCAGGCGGTCGGCCAGGCCCGGTTCCACCGCGGCGCCGGCCACGCCGCCGCCGGACAGCGAGCCCAGCAGGATCTGTTCGAGCTCGGGCGCCAGCGTGATCACCGGCACTTCGGTGCCCAGCCCGGTGATCTCCTGCACGATCTGCCGGCCCAGCGCCACGCGTACGGCGGCGGTCAGAACGCCGGGATCCTGACTCTGCCCGGCGTGCTCCGCCAAGGATTCGACGATGCTGCGCATGTTGCGGATCGGCACCCGCTCGGCCAGCAGGTTCTGCAGCACCTTGACCACCACGCCCAGCGTCAGCCGCTTCGGCACCAGGTCCTCGACCAGCTTCGGCGCGGTGGCGGCGAGCCGGTCCAGCAACTGCTGCACGTCCTGGTGGCTGAGCAGTTCGTGCGCGTGGCCCTGCAGGATGTGCGACAGGTGAGTGGCGATCACCGTGGCCGGGTCGACCACGGTGTAGCCGTAGCTCTGCGCCAGCTCGCGCTGGCCGCTCTCGATCCACACCGCTTCCAGGCCGAACGCCGGATCCTGCGTGGCGATGCCCTGCAGCGTGCCGTGCACCTGGCCGGGGTTGATCGCCATCAGCCGCTCGTTGTGCACCTCGGCCTCGCCCATCGGCACGCCCATCAGGGTGATGCGATACGTGTTCGGGCCCAGGTCGAGGTTGTCGCGGATATGCACCGCCGGCACCAGGAAGCCCAGCTCCTGCGACAGCTTGCGGCGCACCGACTTGATCCGCCCCATCAGCTCGCCGCCCTGGTGCACGTCGACCAGGGGGATCAGCCGGTAGCCCACCTCCAGCCCCAGCGGATCGACGCTGGCCACGTCTTCCCAGCCCAGCTCGACGCGCTCGGGCGCCACCGTGGGGGCCGGCTTCTCGGCGGTCGACTCGGCCAGCCTGGCGCGCGTTTCGCGCTCGCGCTTCAGCAGCAGCCACGCCACGCCGCCGCAGCTGGCGCCGAGCAGCAGGAACGCCACGTTCGGCATGCCGGGGATCAGCCCCATCACGGTCAGCACCGCCGCCGCCACGCCGAGCGCGCGCGGCTGGCCGAACACCTGGCCGATCACCTGCTTGCCCATGTCCTGCGACTTGGACACGCGGGTGACGATGATCGCCGTCGCCACCGACAGCATCAGCGCCGGCACCTGCGCGACCAGGCCGTCGCCGATGGTCAGCAAGGTATAGGTCTTGGCCGCCTCGCCAGCCGACAGGCCGTGCTGCATCACGCCGACGAAGAAGCCGCCGACGATGTTGATGATGAGGATCAGGATGCCGGCGGTGGCGTCGCCGCGCACGAACTTCGAGGCGCCGTCCATCGAGCCGTAGAAGTCCGCCTCCTCGCGCACTTCCTGGCGACGCTCGCGCGCCTGATCCTGGGTCAGCAGGCCGGCGTTCAAGTCGGCGTCGATCGCCATCTGCTTGCCGGGCATCGCGTCCAGGGTGAACCGCGCGGTCACTTCCGACACGCGGGTGGCGCCCTTGGTGACCACCACGAAGTTGATGATGGTGATGATCGCGAACACCACCAGGCCCACCGCGAAGTTGCCGCCGATGACGAACTCGCCGAACGCCTCGATCACCTTGCCGGCCGCGCCGGGGCCGTCGTGGCCGTGCAGCAGCACCACGCGGGTGGAGGCGATGTTCAGCGCCAGGCGCAGCAAGGTCGCCATCAGCACCACGGTGGGAAACGCGGCGAACTCCAGCGGGCGCATCACGTAGACCACCGCCAGCAGGATCACCAGCGACAGCGCGATGTTGAAGCTGAACAGCATGTCGAGCAGGAACGGCGGCAGCGGCAACATCAGCATCGCCAGCATCACCAGCATCATCACTGGCGCGCCAAGACCCCGTCGCGCAAGTTGTTTGAAGTTGCCTAGTACGTCTGCACCCGTCATGGATTTGACTCGTCGTTATTCGCGGTAAGGCCCCATCAGGTCGGGGTCGACCTCGGGGGTTGGCGCTGCCGGTGGTGCCTCGCCCTGCGCCGTGGCCTGCTTCAACTGGTAGACGTAGGCCAGCACCTGGGCCACCGCCACATACAGCGCGGCGGGGATTTCCCGGCCCAGTTCAGTCGTGGCATACAAGGCGCGTGCCAACGGCGGCGCTTCGACCAGCGGGATGCGGTGGCTGCCCGCCACCAGGCGGATCTGCTGGGCCAGCACGTCGACGCCCTTGGCGATCACCCGCGGCGCGCCGGTGCGGCCTTCGTCGTAGCGCAAGGCCACCGCGAAGTGGGTGGGGTTGACCACCACCACATCAGCCTTGGGCAGTTCCTCCATCATGCGGCGGCGCGCCTGCGCCTGCTGCACCTGGCGGATGCGTCCCTTTATTTCGGGGTTGCCCTCGCTTTCCTTCATCTCATCCTTGATCTCCTGCCGGGTCATGCGCAGGTTCTTCGTGTGGTCGAACTTCTGGTACAGCGCGTCGATGCCACCGATCAGCGCCAGCATGGAGCCGAACCACAGCGCGGCGCGGCCTAGCAGGCTGATCGACTGCGCGATGCCGGCCAGCACCGGGCCGCGGCCGGTGGCTTGCAGCTCGCTCTGCCAGTGCCGCAGCAGCAGCACCAGCACCGCACCGATGAACAGCAGCTTCAGCAGCGCCTTGCCCAGCTCGACCAGACCGCGCATGGCGAAAATCTTGCCCAGTCCCTTGATCGGGTCGAGCCGCTCGAATTTCGGCTGCAGCGCCTGCGCGCTGAAGTTCAGCCCGCCCAGCAGCAGCGGCGCGGCCAGCGTGGCCAGCATCGTGGCCAGCGCCACCGGCCAGAACAGTCCCAGCGCCTCGTATACCACCGCATGCAGCGTGCGGCCCGGCAGGTCATCGCTGAACAAGGCGTCGCGCGAGTAGTGCATGCCCAGCGAGAAAATTCGCCTGGCATGCGCGAACGCCTGCTCGCCACCGCTCATCAGTGCCGCCACGCCGGCCAGCACCACCATGGCGCCGGACAGGTCGCGCGAGCGCGGGACCTCGCCTTTCTCGCGCGATTCGCGAAGTTTCTTCTCGGTTGGCTGTTCGGTTTTTTCCTGGTCGCTGTCGTCGCTCACGGATCAACCTCCCAGCAGGTTGCGCATCAGCGACCAGGCGTCGTCCTGCAACGCCGCGAATGCGCCCGGCAAGCTGCGCAGCGCCAGCCACAAGGCGATGAAACCCAGCGACACGGTGATCGGAAAACCCACCGCGAACAGGTTCATCGACGGCGCCGCGCGGCTGATCGCGGCAAAGCCGACGTTCACCACCAGCAGCGAGGTCATTGCCGGCAGGGCGACGCGCACGGCACCGGAAAACAGCTCTGCTGCGAAACTGGCCACCGCGTGCAGGCCGCTGGCGTCGATCGCTGGCATGCCCGGCGGCAGGCTGTGGAAGCTGTCGGCAAGCAGCGCGATCAGGCGCAGATGGCCGTCCATCGCGAGGAACAGCAGGGTCACCAGCAGCAGGTAGAACTCGCTCAGCACGTTCGCGCTGCCGCCGGCCTGCGGGTTGACCACCTCGGCGAAACCCAGGCTCATGCTCTGTCCCACCAGCTCGCCGCCGAACGACACCGCCTCGAACACCAGCTTCAGCACGAAGCCCACCGCCGCGCCGACC
This genomic stretch from Rhodanobacter thiooxydans harbors:
- the flhF gene encoding flagellar biosynthesis protein FlhF, with product MKIKRFVAPDMRQAMREVREEQGPEAVILSTRRLDEGIELVAAIDYDESLVREAVRHGAPLAAAPAETEAATADPRAAAVEVVAPRQRKAAVPLPAAPANEMPAMRPLMEQAAQDTAQLRSELGSLREMLEMQLSSLAWNDMERRQPLRARILREMTRLGIEPDVARTLVAGLPEQINAAQARYLPLGMLSRSLAVSGRDLSGDDNGVVALVGPTGVGKTTTIAKLAARAVMRHGADQVALVSTDHYRIGAAAQLEHYGRLLGARVYPAYDAASLRKVLEMLRGSHTVLIDTAGVAGSDPRLNQQLEILADAGGLRTCLVLAANAQSQALDEAVRAYLPLKPQACILTKLDEAPVLGGALSVLIRHRLPLEYTTDGQRVPEDIAAADARVLVCRAAQSMRLPAPDDGLMAERFGFAVAGA
- the flhA gene encoding flagellar biosynthesis protein FlhA, whose amino-acid sequence is MTGADVLGNFKQLARRGLGAPVMMLVMLAMLMLPLPPFLLDMLFSFNIALSLVILLAVVYVMRPLEFAAFPTVVLMATLLRLALNIASTRVVLLHGHDGPGAAGKVIEAFGEFVIGGNFAVGLVVFAIITIINFVVVTKGATRVSEVTARFTLDAMPGKQMAIDADLNAGLLTQDQARERRQEVREEADFYGSMDGASKFVRGDATAGILILIINIVGGFFVGVMQHGLSAGEAAKTYTLLTIGDGLVAQVPALMLSVATAIIVTRVSKSQDMGKQVIGQVFGQPRALGVAAAVLTVMGLIPGMPNVAFLLLGASCGGVAWLLLKRERETRARLAESTAEKPAPTVAPERVELGWEDVASVDPLGLEVGYRLIPLVDVHQGGELMGRIKSVRRKLSQELGFLVPAVHIRDNLDLGPNTYRITLMGVPMGEAEVHNERLMAINPGQVHGTLQGIATQDPAFGLEAVWIESGQRELAQSYGYTVVDPATVIATHLSHILQGHAHELLSHQDVQQLLDRLAATAPKLVEDLVPKRLTLGVVVKVLQNLLAERVPIRNMRSIVESLAEHAGQSQDPGVLTAAVRVALGRQIVQEITGLGTEVPVITLAPELEQILLGSLSGGGVAGAAVEPGLADRLQQSVADAARRQELSGEPAVLLVAPLLRPWLARFTRHVAQNLHVLAYNEVPDNRRVRLVQALGR
- the flhB gene encoding flagellar biosynthesis protein FlhB — its product is MSDDSDQEKTEQPTEKKLRESREKGEVPRSRDLSGAMVVLAGVAALMSGGEQAFAHARRIFSLGMHYSRDALFSDDLPGRTLHAVVYEALGLFWPVALATMLATLAAPLLLGGLNFSAQALQPKFERLDPIKGLGKIFAMRGLVELGKALLKLLFIGAVLVLLLRHWQSELQATGRGPVLAGIAQSISLLGRAALWFGSMLALIGGIDALYQKFDHTKNLRMTRQEIKDEMKESEGNPEIKGRIRQVQQAQARRRMMEELPKADVVVVNPTHFAVALRYDEGRTGAPRVIAKGVDVLAQQIRLVAGSHRIPLVEAPPLARALYATTELGREIPAALYVAVAQVLAYVYQLKQATAQGEAPPAAPTPEVDPDLMGPYRE
- the fliR gene encoding flagellar biosynthetic protein FliR, which gives rise to MTALDLAQLPTWLGSLFWAVGRVSGLCLVAPVFSATVVSARIRIGVVVVLSLVLAPLAPATIDPLSGDGVATMAGQVLVGAAVGFVLKLVFEAVSFGGELVGQSMSLGFAEVVNPQAGGSANVLSEFYLLLVTLLFLAMDGHLRLIALLADSFHSLPPGMPAIDASGLHAVASFAAELFSGAVRVALPAMTSLLVVNVGFAAISRAAPSMNLFAVGFPITVSLGFIALWLALRSLPGAFAALQDDAWSLMRNLLGG